The following are from one region of the Tachysurus fulvidraco isolate hzauxx_2018 chromosome 15, HZAU_PFXX_2.0, whole genome shotgun sequence genome:
- the si:dkey-93n13.2 gene encoding uncharacterized protein si:dkey-93n13.2: MTKLEQLNVFLSERLSAAVKEILDTVSRMMKEYEEETARIMKENDYLKEMLKVTGCSFTETNPGGIPSVLFGKQDSAANLQQEAEPLESLSQQREAKKENTSIKSEHPTPRYSANADSEPETRPTDDTAEPPQCTPLFNSNTVDQDVIDFEFPIKVKVESMNIESHSGDATDNLDASNQSWSPQNWDMFSERSYQNRVQQGVGLHPYTTDGSRSTETTIQSHPVEFQAAFSYTNRTICNNRLHCTSRYCELQKRTTSKSSPVWQYFSLKEGDCSKAVCLMCKAVISRGVKEYTTSALLKHLRMKHGKC, translated from the exons ATGACCAAATTAGAGCAGTTAAACGTGTTCCTGAGTGAGAGACTGTCGGCGGCGGTGAAGGAGATTCTCGACACAGTGAGCAGGATGATGAAGGAGTACGAGGAGGAAACGGCGCGGATAATGAAAGAGAACGATTATCTGAAGGAAATGTTAAAGGTTACAGgatgcagttttacagaaacaaATCCGG GTGGCATCCCTTCTGTGTTGTTTGGAAAACAAGACAGTGCTGCAAACTTACAGCAGGAAGCAGAGCCCCTGGAGAGTTTGAGCCAACAACGagaagcaaagaaagaaaatacaagCATAAAATCAGAGCATCCCACCCCTCGGTACTCAGCGAATGCTGACTCCGAGCCTGAAACCCGACCCACAGACGACACAGCGGAACCTCCCCAATGCACCCCTCTGTTTAACTCTAACACTGTAGATCAGGACGTGATAGACTTTGAGTTCCCCATAAAAGTCAAAGTTGAGTCAATGAATATAGAGTCACACTCGGGTGATGCCACAGACAATTTGGATGCCAGCAACCAGAGCTGGTCTCCACAGAACTGGGATATGTTTTCAGAAAGGAGTTATCAGAACAGAGTACAACAAGGAGTCGGTCTGCATCCGTACACCACCGATGGTTCTCGTTCCACAGAAACCACAATTCAAAGCCATCCTGTGGAGTTCCAAGCGGCATTCAGCTACACAAACCGGACCATATGCAATAACAGGCTACACTGTACCAGCAGATACTGTGAACTTCAGAAAAGGACAACGTCTAAATCAAGCCCAGTGTGGCAGTATTTCTCACTGAAAGAGGGCGATTGTAGTAAGGCGGTGTGTCTGATGTGCAAGGCGGTAATATCTCGTGGAGTTAAAGAGTACACAACATCAGCACTGTTAAAACACCTCCGTATGAAACATGGCAAATGTTAA